The Stigmatella erecta genome window below encodes:
- a CDS encoding sensor histidine kinase, which produces MIRVRVEQVAAAFGLLVGITMVYVPYEFGSRIFQPIYPYIRLLGSAFLVGSAMMIASMLYSHWPAWIRWSGWALFLVPLAIYWWTASVIFRGLTGGILYPLMAVGLVLEQLPRWRERTLLPWFLAAVSVSFGVLLLVSPSQAGPTISRGIAPMAFPMALLFLGSSVLLTVGGLRGHRHLCRAGAGVLCVLFAVMAVVLAAANSWTGMELYMVLSLGCLLLATVTRQPQPSGVRWRLFRGMAFASVLPIIAVGALASVLAQKAIERELRGKAQQAALAEAAWLEQSASMSRALLSTQVQDPSLRGWIRDRDEASLRTRFSLLERVSGQFDEVWMLDGHGNVAVASPRSSPIQGNFAHRDYFQEARASAGVYLSRPFLNAAGIPAVAFSAQVDTGLPAPDVFVGGVSLLRLGNQATLASQSYHVEIFDRRDGRLLRETERGEVLTRAPVLSFVKEEELSVSEGLLETFNASGQRLLIAHAQVPGTPWTVVVISRLRQAFAPVTRLSAIVVAVALLAGAVALLLSQWVGRDVAQRLDALRDGFSALKTLSLKQPIPARGDDEVAQLTAGFNEMAARIEQTQQELREAVSIRDQFLSMASHELRTPLTPLKATLELLLRQAQENPVIPLERQRSTLERLRRQVDRLTRLVSDMLDVARLQGGRLSLKRAPMDLSALAREVVDRIQHASRERHTPIQLELPETPLVGRWDEQRLDQLLTNLVENAARYSPPDASIQVRLRAEPPQVHLEVEDQGIGIPAESLASLFTPFYRARNAAQHYAGGLGLGLAICREIVERHGGTIQATSAGPGQGTHFSVSLPIDSQDTP; this is translated from the coding sequence TTGATTCGCGTTCGTGTCGAGCAAGTCGCGGCTGCCTTCGGACTGCTGGTGGGCATCACGATGGTCTACGTGCCCTACGAGTTCGGCTCGCGGATCTTCCAGCCCATCTACCCGTACATCCGGCTGCTGGGCTCGGCGTTCCTCGTGGGCTCGGCGATGATGATCGCCTCCATGCTCTACAGCCACTGGCCCGCGTGGATCCGCTGGTCCGGCTGGGCGCTGTTCCTCGTGCCGCTGGCGATCTACTGGTGGACCGCGTCCGTCATCTTTCGCGGCCTGACGGGGGGCATCCTCTACCCCCTGATGGCGGTGGGCCTCGTCCTGGAGCAGCTTCCCCGCTGGCGTGAGCGCACCTTGCTGCCGTGGTTTCTGGCGGCGGTGTCCGTGTCGTTCGGGGTGCTGTTGCTGGTCAGTCCCAGCCAGGCGGGGCCCACCATCAGCCGGGGAATCGCCCCCATGGCCTTTCCCATGGCCCTGCTCTTCCTGGGCTCCAGTGTCCTGCTCACCGTGGGCGGGCTGCGCGGCCACCGGCACCTGTGCCGGGCCGGGGCGGGGGTGCTCTGTGTCCTGTTCGCGGTCATGGCCGTGGTGCTGGCCGCCGCCAACTCCTGGACGGGAATGGAGCTCTACATGGTCCTGTCCCTGGGCTGCCTGCTGCTGGCCACCGTGACGCGGCAGCCCCAGCCCTCCGGGGTCCGGTGGCGGCTGTTCCGCGGCATGGCCTTCGCGTCGGTGCTGCCCATCATCGCCGTGGGGGCCCTGGCCTCGGTCCTCGCGCAGAAAGCCATCGAGCGCGAGCTGCGCGGCAAGGCCCAACAGGCGGCCCTGGCCGAGGCGGCCTGGCTGGAGCAGAGCGCGTCGATGTCCCGTGCCCTGCTGTCCACCCAGGTGCAGGACCCTTCGCTGCGGGGATGGATCCGCGACCGGGATGAGGCCTCCCTGCGGACGCGGTTTTCCCTTCTCGAACGGGTCTCCGGCCAGTTCGATGAAGTCTGGATGCTGGATGGCCACGGGAATGTGGCCGTGGCCTCCCCCCGGAGCAGCCCCATCCAGGGCAACTTCGCGCACCGGGACTACTTCCAGGAGGCCCGGGCCTCGGCCGGGGTGTACCTGTCCCGGCCCTTCCTCAACGCGGCGGGAATCCCCGCCGTGGCGTTCTCCGCGCAGGTGGACACGGGCCTGCCGGCCCCGGATGTCTTCGTGGGAGGGGTCTCGCTGCTCCGGCTGGGCAATCAGGCGACGCTGGCCTCCCAGAGCTACCACGTCGAGATCTTCGACCGGAGGGACGGCCGCCTCCTGCGGGAGACCGAGCGGGGCGAAGTCCTCACGCGTGCGCCCGTGCTCTCCTTCGTGAAGGAGGAAGAGCTTTCCGTGTCCGAGGGCCTGCTCGAGACCTTCAATGCCTCGGGGCAACGGCTCCTCATCGCCCACGCCCAGGTGCCGGGCACCCCCTGGACGGTGGTGGTGATTTCGCGCCTGCGCCAGGCGTTCGCGCCCGTGACGCGGCTGAGCGCCATCGTCGTGGCGGTCGCCCTGCTGGCAGGCGCGGTCGCGCTCCTGCTGTCCCAGTGGGTCGGCCGGGATGTGGCGCAGCGGCTGGACGCCCTGCGCGATGGGTTCTCCGCGCTCAAGACGCTGTCGCTCAAGCAGCCCATTCCCGCCCGGGGAGACGACGAAGTCGCTCAGCTCACGGCGGGCTTCAACGAGATGGCGGCCCGCATCGAGCAGACCCAGCAGGAGCTGCGCGAGGCGGTCTCCATCCGGGATCAATTCCTGTCGATGGCCAGCCATGAGCTTCGCACCCCGCTGACGCCCCTGAAGGCCACCCTCGAGCTGCTGCTCCGGCAGGCCCAGGAGAACCCGGTGATCCCCCTGGAGCGGCAGCGCTCCACGCTGGAGCGGTTGCGGCGGCAGGTGGACCGCCTCACCCGGCTCGTCTCGGACATGCTGGATGTCGCCCGGCTCCAGGGAGGGCGCCTGTCCCTGAAGCGCGCGCCCATGGACCTGTCCGCGCTGGCCCGGGAGGTGGTCGACCGCATCCAGCACGCCAGCCGCGAGCGGCACACGCCCATCCAGCTCGAACTCCCCGAGACCCCCCTGGTGGGCCGGTGGGACGAGCAGCGCCTCGATCAGCTGTTGACCAACCTGGTGGAGAACGCGGCGCGTTACTCGCCTCCGGACGCCTCCATTCAGGTGCGCCTCCGCGCCGAGCCGCCCCAGGTCCACCTCGAGGTGGAGGACCAGGGCATCGGCATCCCCGCCGAGAGCCTGGCGAGCCTGTTCACCCCCTTCTACCGGGCCCGGAACGCGGCCCAGCACTACGCGGGGGGCCTGGGCCTGGGCCTGGCCATCTGCCGGGAAATCGTCGAGCGCCACGGGGGGACCATCCAGGCCACGAGCGCCGGCCCCGGGCAGGGAACGCACTTCTCGGTGTCCTTGCCTATCGACTCCCAGGACACGCCGTGA
- a CDS encoding PQQ-binding-like beta-propeller repeat protein, which yields MLPRACPCTLLWLVLLVTGTAGCQRPAERRFEFSANASSRSGLLALEDGVLWGTETGALLRLDRTGKPSWRLRFAQEVAARPVKSGNTVVVGTTGGELVGLAVPTGQEHWHLTGQPPILTDLTADASSVYVLDAEGGVRAHALDTGQVRWSRPSPKQEASPAATASRLPSPLLVGDTLVVAVGATGLVALSTQDGTQRWLHPMEQVLGLALDAETLYATARDGRVVALNASDGALRWEKQPTALLTSPPAVALGKLWVGTGTEPPQLLALSPETGETLSSLNLPAPLVTRPAIWQERLLIPTRGSHGQLLVLNPDGMVPLFSLQADTPLRTEPVLLGDQLFVLGLDGRVLSWTLRAPKR from the coding sequence ATGCTGCCGCGCGCCTGTCCATGCACCCTCTTGTGGCTCGTGCTCCTGGTGACAGGGACAGCGGGCTGCCAGCGCCCGGCGGAGCGGCGCTTCGAGTTCTCCGCCAACGCCTCGTCCCGCTCGGGGCTGCTGGCCCTGGAGGATGGCGTCCTTTGGGGAACCGAGACCGGCGCCTTGCTCCGGCTGGACCGGACGGGCAAACCCAGCTGGAGGCTCCGGTTCGCGCAGGAGGTGGCGGCACGGCCCGTGAAGTCCGGCAATACGGTGGTTGTTGGAACAACGGGGGGAGAGCTGGTGGGCCTGGCGGTTCCCACGGGCCAGGAGCACTGGCACCTCACCGGCCAGCCGCCCATCCTCACGGACCTCACGGCGGATGCGTCCTCCGTTTATGTCCTGGATGCGGAGGGTGGCGTCCGCGCCCATGCGCTGGACACGGGGCAGGTGCGATGGAGCCGGCCGTCCCCCAAGCAAGAGGCCTCCCCTGCCGCGACCGCGTCCCGGCTGCCCTCCCCGCTTCTCGTCGGCGACACCCTGGTGGTCGCGGTGGGTGCGACGGGCCTGGTGGCGCTCTCCACCCAGGACGGCACCCAGCGGTGGCTCCACCCCATGGAGCAGGTGCTGGGACTGGCCCTGGACGCTGAAACGCTCTACGCCACGGCAAGGGACGGCCGCGTGGTGGCCCTGAACGCCTCGGACGGGGCCCTTCGCTGGGAAAAGCAGCCCACCGCCCTGCTCACGAGCCCACCGGCGGTGGCCCTGGGCAAGCTCTGGGTGGGAACGGGGACCGAGCCTCCTCAGCTCCTCGCGCTCTCACCGGAGACAGGAGAGACGCTCTCCAGCCTGAACCTGCCCGCCCCGCTGGTGACGCGACCCGCCATTTGGCAGGAGCGCCTGCTCATTCCTACCCGTGGCAGCCATGGACAGCTGCTCGTCCTGAACCCGGACGGCATGGTGCCCCTTTTCTCCCTTCAGGCGGACACACCCCTGCGCACGGAGCCGGTGCTGCTCGGCGATCAGCTCTTCGTGCTGGGCCTGGACGGGCGGGTGCTCTCCTGGACCCTGCGCGCCCCCAAGCGATGA
- a CDS encoding MBL fold metallo-hydrolase — protein MADGGPSKWLRAVFVLGGLALLGLAAAWPSLPKRGPARVEVGEALTGVNTGQSYAWVLRTGAGAVLVDAGGDAEGQALLKELSAQGLGPEDVHGILITHGHIDHWAGAHLFPNARVWVGPGEAAILRGQLPLKSPVGRLTGLLPRPPVPAQLEAARDGEVLDLDGEKVLALHVPGHTPGSMMYLWRDVLFTGDSLVHSNSGLAPAPFLMSESRSQNVASLRKLPELPFTRTADGHAGVTDNAREALRGLLR, from the coding sequence GTGGCGGACGGCGGTCCATCGAAGTGGCTGCGGGCCGTGTTCGTCCTGGGCGGCCTGGCGCTGCTGGGGCTGGCCGCCGCGTGGCCCTCGCTGCCCAAGCGGGGCCCTGCCCGGGTCGAGGTGGGCGAGGCGCTGACCGGGGTGAACACCGGCCAGTCCTACGCCTGGGTGCTCAGGACCGGTGCCGGCGCGGTGCTCGTGGATGCGGGCGGGGACGCGGAGGGCCAGGCGCTGCTGAAGGAGCTGTCCGCGCAGGGGCTCGGCCCCGAGGACGTGCACGGCATCCTCATCACCCATGGCCACATCGACCACTGGGCGGGGGCGCACCTGTTCCCCAACGCGCGGGTGTGGGTGGGGCCGGGCGAGGCCGCCATCCTCCGGGGGCAGCTTCCCCTGAAGAGCCCCGTGGGCCGGTTGACGGGCCTGCTGCCCCGGCCCCCGGTGCCCGCCCAGCTGGAAGCGGCGCGGGACGGGGAGGTGCTGGACCTGGACGGGGAGAAGGTGCTCGCCCTCCACGTGCCGGGGCATACCCCGGGCAGCATGATGTACCTGTGGCGGGACGTCCTCTTCACCGGGGACTCGCTCGTGCACAGCAACAGCGGCCTGGCCCCCGCGCCCTTCCTCATGTCGGAGAGCCGGTCCCAGAACGTCGCGTCCCTGCGCAAGCTGCCCGAGCTGCCCTTCACGCGCACGGCGGATGGGCACGCGGGCGTCACGGACAACGCCCGCGAGGCGCTGCGCGGGCTGCTGCGCTAG
- a CDS encoding GNAT family N-acetyltransferase codes for MARRLSMREADTGDRHGLWRLHTRSISSLCRGAYSAQEVSTWVDLLRPEAYMPVDPPRTVLVAEWEDELVGFGQLDPVRGELEALYVSPETVGHGVGSALLCALEALAWGAQARTLNLDASLNAESFYRARGYVPLHAARRVLTPEVQLVCTRMQKRGPGRLHPTGAGMGEAAAPRPGAARR; via the coding sequence ATGGCCCGCCGCCTGAGCATGCGCGAAGCAGACACGGGGGACCGCCACGGCCTGTGGCGGCTCCACACCCGCTCCATCTCCTCGCTCTGCCGGGGGGCCTACAGCGCCCAGGAGGTGAGCACCTGGGTGGACCTCCTGCGGCCGGAGGCGTACATGCCCGTGGACCCGCCCCGGACGGTGCTCGTCGCCGAGTGGGAGGACGAGCTGGTGGGCTTCGGGCAGCTCGACCCGGTGCGCGGGGAGCTGGAGGCGCTCTACGTCTCCCCGGAGACGGTGGGCCATGGCGTGGGCTCCGCGCTGCTCTGCGCGCTGGAGGCGCTGGCCTGGGGCGCCCAGGCGCGCACCCTGAACCTGGATGCCAGCCTCAACGCGGAGTCCTTCTACCGGGCGCGGGGCTACGTGCCCCTGCATGCGGCCCGGCGTGTGCTCACGCCGGAGGTGCAGCTGGTGTGCACGCGGATGCAGAAGCGCGGGCCCGGGAGGCTGCACCCCACCGGCGCGGGCATGGGAGAAGCAGCGGCCCCCAGGCCCGGCGCCGCGCGGCGCTAG
- a CDS encoding GGDEF domain-containing protein yields MAADETRVTKISTITVGKAANRDCCLVQIHGPELGKKYVLESEEYTLGRDEGNHIVVDLDNVSRRHARILVRQGRMFVEDLGSTNGTYLNDEEVRQPQPLRSGDLVKVGGSIFKFLDGDNIETQYHETIYTLTISDGLTGVSNKRYFLEYLEREMGRSHRYHRALSLMIFDIDHFKKINDVHGHLAGDHVLRELAQSVKRLVRREQCFARYGGEEFALVMPEDGPDKARLFAEKIRKLIEEKTFMFEDKEIPVTISIGVADMTADMTEPSQFIKVSDANLYKAKKSGRNRVIG; encoded by the coding sequence ATGGCTGCCGATGAAACTCGGGTCACCAAGATCTCCACGATTACCGTCGGAAAGGCAGCCAATCGGGATTGCTGCCTCGTCCAGATCCACGGTCCGGAGCTAGGTAAGAAGTATGTCCTGGAGAGCGAGGAGTACACGCTCGGCCGCGATGAGGGGAACCACATCGTCGTGGACCTGGACAACGTCTCGCGCCGGCACGCGCGCATCCTCGTGCGGCAAGGCCGCATGTTCGTCGAGGACCTGGGGTCCACCAACGGCACCTACCTGAATGACGAGGAGGTGCGCCAGCCCCAGCCGCTGCGCAGCGGAGACCTCGTCAAGGTGGGCGGCTCCATCTTCAAGTTCCTCGATGGCGACAACATCGAGACCCAGTACCACGAGACCATCTACACGCTGACCATCTCGGATGGCCTCACCGGGGTGAGCAACAAGCGCTACTTCCTCGAGTACCTCGAGCGGGAGATGGGGCGCTCGCACCGCTACCACCGGGCGCTGTCGCTGATGATCTTCGACATCGATCACTTCAAGAAGATCAACGACGTGCACGGGCACCTGGCCGGGGACCACGTGCTGCGCGAGCTGGCGCAGTCGGTCAAGCGCTTGGTGCGCCGCGAGCAGTGCTTCGCGCGCTACGGCGGCGAGGAGTTCGCGCTGGTGATGCCCGAGGACGGGCCGGACAAGGCGCGGCTGTTCGCGGAGAAGATCCGCAAGCTCATCGAAGAGAAGACGTTCATGTTCGAGGACAAGGAAATCCCCGTCACCATCTCCATCGGCGTGGCCGACATGACGGCGGACATGACCGAGCCCTCGCAGTTCATCAAGGTCTCGGACGCGAACCTGTACAAGGCGAAGAAGTCCGGGCGGAACCGGGTCATCGGGTAG
- the glgC gene encoding glucose-1-phosphate adenylyltransferase: MAKLLAMILAGGAGTRLEPLTRERAKPAVPFGGRYRIIDFVLSNFANSGVYRMKVLTQYKSDSLNNHLSRTWRMTAFLGHYVEAVPAQMRTGLDWYKGSADAIYQNLNIITDEEPDYIFVFGADHVYRMDTREMLSFHVAKKAACTVAAIPVPIEQGREFGIIDVGPDGQMRQFLEKPKDPPPMPGNPKMCLASMGNYLFSTDVLVQEVVRDAADETSAHDFGKSIISELYKHAPVYVYDFAQNRVAGQEEKEHGYWRDVGNIDVYYQSNMDLVEVDPTFNLYNDRWPIYTQPNNLPPAKFVFADEPNSRVGKAMDSLVSEGCIISGGGVKRSVLSPKVRVNSYSEVEDSILFENVTIGRRCRIRRAIIDKNVEIPPGMTIGYDLDEDRRRFHVTSGGVVVIPKGMKVT; encoded by the coding sequence ATGGCAAAGCTGTTGGCGATGATTTTGGCAGGTGGTGCGGGGACCCGGCTCGAGCCGCTCACGCGCGAGCGCGCGAAGCCGGCGGTGCCGTTCGGAGGCCGGTATCGCATCATCGATTTCGTTCTCTCCAATTTCGCGAACTCCGGCGTGTACCGGATGAAGGTCCTCACGCAGTACAAGAGCGACTCGCTGAACAACCACCTGTCGCGCACGTGGCGGATGACGGCCTTCCTGGGCCACTACGTGGAGGCGGTGCCGGCGCAGATGCGCACCGGGCTCGACTGGTACAAGGGCAGCGCGGACGCCATCTACCAGAACCTCAACATCATCACGGACGAGGAGCCGGACTACATCTTCGTCTTCGGCGCGGACCACGTGTACCGGATGGACACGCGGGAGATGTTGAGCTTCCACGTGGCCAAGAAGGCCGCGTGCACGGTGGCCGCCATCCCGGTGCCCATCGAGCAGGGCCGGGAGTTCGGCATCATCGACGTGGGGCCCGACGGGCAGATGCGCCAGTTCCTGGAGAAGCCCAAGGACCCGCCGCCCATGCCGGGCAACCCGAAGATGTGCCTGGCCTCCATGGGCAACTACCTCTTCTCCACCGACGTGCTGGTGCAGGAGGTGGTCCGGGACGCGGCCGACGAGACGAGCGCGCACGACTTCGGCAAGTCCATCATCAGCGAGCTGTACAAGCACGCCCCGGTGTACGTGTACGACTTCGCGCAGAACCGCGTCGCGGGCCAGGAGGAGAAGGAGCACGGGTACTGGCGCGACGTGGGGAACATCGACGTGTACTACCAGTCCAACATGGACCTGGTGGAGGTGGACCCCACCTTCAACCTCTACAACGACCGCTGGCCCATCTACACCCAGCCCAACAACCTGCCCCCCGCCAAGTTCGTCTTCGCCGACGAGCCCAACAGCCGCGTGGGCAAGGCCATGGACTCGCTGGTGTCCGAGGGCTGCATCATCTCGGGCGGCGGGGTGAAGCGCTCGGTGCTCTCGCCCAAGGTGCGCGTCAACTCCTACTCGGAGGTCGAGGACTCCATCCTCTTCGAGAACGTCACCATCGGGCGGCGCTGCCGCATCCGCCGCGCCATCATCGACAAGAACGTGGAGATTCCTCCCGGGATGACCATCGGGTACGACCTGGACGAGGACCGCCGCCGCTTCCACGTCACCTCGGGGGGAGTCGTCGTCATCCCCAAGGGCATGAAGGTGACCTGA
- the mltA gene encoding murein transglycosylase A has protein sequence MRLSHALGWAACLLLATACARAARAPITRPEEALVPVSHPLELSDDGDAESLRTAISQSLAWLRVQPAGQDFVFGPRTVTAGQLREALERLSARVTPGLTPAELTRRVLEDFEWMEAAGGEDGTVLFTGYYEPLIEASLSPSREYATPIHGPPGDLLEIPLESFAERFKAERLFGRLDGRRVVPYWTRSEIRGGKLGNQKLELAWAKDPVALFFLEVQGSGLLRLPDGTERRIGYAASNGRPYRSIGSLLIQEGAIARETMSMQALRGWLALNPAQCHRVLDFNESYVFFRFLEGAAVGSLGRPVTPGRSIATDARLFPRGALAYIQTERPAATADGQVAWQPLGRFVLNQDTGGAIRGAGRVDVFWGRGAEAELAAGLMKQKGRLLFLVPRAPRTP, from the coding sequence ATGCGACTGTCTCATGCCCTCGGGTGGGCCGCGTGCCTGCTGCTCGCCACGGCGTGCGCCCGCGCGGCCCGGGCCCCCATCACCCGCCCCGAAGAGGCGCTCGTCCCCGTCTCGCATCCCCTGGAGCTGAGCGACGATGGCGATGCCGAGTCACTCCGGACGGCGATTTCCCAGAGCCTGGCCTGGCTCCGGGTCCAACCCGCCGGTCAAGACTTCGTCTTCGGCCCGCGCACCGTCACCGCCGGGCAGCTCCGGGAAGCCCTGGAGCGGTTGAGTGCGCGCGTCACCCCGGGGCTGACGCCCGCGGAGCTGACCCGGCGCGTGCTCGAAGACTTCGAGTGGATGGAGGCCGCGGGCGGTGAGGACGGCACGGTGCTCTTCACGGGCTACTACGAGCCCCTGATCGAGGCGAGCTTGAGCCCCTCCCGCGAGTACGCCACGCCCATCCACGGCCCCCCCGGTGACCTGCTGGAGATTCCGCTCGAATCGTTCGCCGAACGGTTCAAGGCAGAGCGCCTCTTTGGCCGGCTCGACGGACGGCGCGTGGTGCCTTACTGGACCCGGTCGGAGATTCGGGGCGGCAAGCTGGGGAACCAGAAGCTGGAGCTGGCCTGGGCGAAGGATCCCGTGGCGCTCTTCTTCCTGGAAGTCCAGGGCAGCGGGCTGCTGCGGCTACCGGATGGGACGGAGCGGCGCATCGGCTATGCCGCCTCCAATGGACGGCCCTACCGGAGCATCGGCTCGCTCCTCATCCAGGAGGGCGCCATTGCCCGCGAGACCATGTCGATGCAGGCCCTGCGCGGCTGGCTGGCCCTGAACCCGGCCCAGTGCCACCGCGTGCTCGACTTCAACGAGTCCTACGTGTTCTTCCGCTTCCTGGAGGGCGCCGCGGTGGGCTCGCTCGGGCGGCCGGTGACCCCGGGCCGGTCCATCGCCACGGATGCGCGGCTGTTCCCACGCGGCGCGCTGGCCTACATCCAGACCGAGCGGCCTGCGGCCACGGCGGACGGCCAGGTGGCGTGGCAGCCCCTGGGCCGGTTCGTCCTCAACCAGGACACGGGCGGTGCCATCCGCGGCGCGGGGCGGGTGGATGTCTTCTGGGGCCGGGGCGCCGAAGCGGAGCTGGCCGCGGGCCTGATGAAGCAAAAGGGACGGCTACTCTTCCTCGTCCCCCGGGCCCCGCGAACGCCCTAG
- the add gene encoding adenosine deaminase, which yields MASIRDDELPNATGIPSAARRTDISPPPTLEVTEELLHALPKTDLHCHLDGSMRLKTILELAEQQKVKLLADTEDGLAKAIHMGEVCKSLEEYLVAFDVTLSVLQTAEALYRSAYELAVDAAAENVRYLEVRYSPALHLQKGLKMTTVIDSVLEGLRTAKRETGIKYGVIVCGIRHINPQTSMRLAELSVAYKNRGVIGFDLAGAEASFPAKDHKDAFQLILKNNVNCTAHAGEAFGPESISQAIHYLGAHRIGHGTRLREDGDLLNYVNDHRIPLEVCPTSNVQTGAVSSLAAHPLKFYFDYGLRVTINTDNRLITDTTVTKELWVAHKELGLSLEDLTTILVSGFKSAFLPFREKQDLLRSVNQEISTTLAAFETRPKMVRQPA from the coding sequence ATGGCCTCCATTCGTGACGACGAGCTGCCCAACGCCACGGGCATTCCTTCCGCCGCACGGCGCACCGATATCTCCCCACCTCCCACCCTGGAGGTCACCGAGGAGCTGCTCCACGCGCTGCCCAAGACGGACCTGCACTGCCACCTCGATGGCTCCATGCGCCTGAAGACCATCCTGGAGCTGGCCGAGCAGCAGAAGGTGAAGCTGCTGGCGGACACCGAGGACGGCCTGGCCAAGGCCATCCACATGGGGGAGGTGTGCAAGAGCCTCGAGGAGTACCTCGTGGCCTTCGACGTCACCCTGTCGGTGCTGCAGACCGCCGAGGCGCTCTACCGCTCCGCCTACGAGCTGGCGGTGGACGCGGCGGCCGAGAACGTGCGCTACCTGGAGGTGCGCTACTCGCCCGCGCTGCACCTGCAGAAGGGGCTGAAGATGACCACGGTCATCGACTCGGTGCTCGAGGGGCTGCGCACGGCGAAGCGTGAGACGGGCATCAAGTACGGCGTCATCGTCTGCGGCATCCGCCACATCAACCCGCAGACGTCCATGCGGCTGGCGGAGCTGAGCGTCGCCTACAAGAACCGGGGCGTCATCGGCTTCGACCTGGCCGGCGCCGAGGCGAGCTTCCCCGCCAAGGACCACAAGGACGCCTTCCAGCTCATCCTCAAGAACAACGTCAACTGCACCGCGCACGCCGGCGAGGCGTTCGGTCCCGAGTCCATCTCCCAGGCCATTCACTACCTGGGCGCGCACCGCATCGGCCACGGCACGCGGCTGCGCGAGGACGGCGACCTGCTCAACTACGTGAACGACCACCGCATCCCGCTGGAGGTCTGCCCGACGTCCAACGTGCAGACCGGCGCGGTGTCGAGCCTCGCGGCCCACCCGCTGAAGTTCTACTTCGACTACGGCCTGCGGGTGACCATCAACACCGACAACCGGCTCATCACCGACACCACCGTGACGAAGGAGCTGTGGGTCGCGCACAAGGAGCTGGGGCTGTCGCTGGAGGACCTCACCACCATCCTCGTCTCCGGCTTCAAGAGCGCCTTCCTGCCGTTCCGCGAGAAGCAGGACCTGCTGCGCAGCGTGAACCAGGAGATCTCCACCACCCTGGCCGCGTTCGAGACCCGGCCGAAGATGGTGCGTCAGCCCGCCTGA
- a CDS encoding SDR family NAD(P)-dependent oxidoreductase, with the protein MDLELAGKVVLVTGGSEGLGAAVCARLVREGARVALCARNAQRLEATAAALRTQGGDVLALPTDVTRPESLERFIEAAHARWGRVDALVNNAGSSAAGPFSAVSDAQWEEDLQLKLFAAVRAARLTVPHLRAAGGGSILNVLSIRAKAPGAQSMPSSVTRAAGMALMKALSKELGPNGIRVNAVLVGMIESGQWARRAEASGKPPEELYAQMSRDAGVPLGRIGRAEEFADAVAFLLSPRASYISGTALNVDGGLSPVV; encoded by the coding sequence ATGGACCTGGAACTCGCTGGGAAGGTGGTGCTCGTCACGGGCGGCTCCGAGGGGCTGGGGGCCGCCGTGTGCGCCCGGCTCGTCCGGGAGGGAGCCCGCGTGGCGCTGTGTGCCCGGAACGCGCAGCGGCTGGAGGCCACCGCCGCCGCCTTGCGCACCCAGGGCGGCGACGTGCTGGCCCTGCCCACGGACGTGACCCGGCCCGAATCGCTGGAGCGCTTCATCGAGGCGGCCCACGCGCGCTGGGGGCGGGTGGATGCGCTGGTGAACAACGCGGGCTCTTCCGCGGCGGGTCCTTTCAGCGCGGTGAGTGACGCTCAGTGGGAGGAGGATCTCCAGCTCAAGCTGTTCGCCGCGGTGCGGGCCGCCCGGCTGACCGTGCCGCACCTTCGCGCGGCCGGGGGCGGGTCCATCCTCAACGTGCTGTCCATCCGGGCCAAGGCCCCGGGCGCCCAGTCCATGCCCTCGTCGGTGACGCGGGCGGCGGGCATGGCGCTCATGAAGGCCCTCTCCAAGGAGCTGGGGCCCAACGGGATCCGGGTGAACGCGGTGCTCGTGGGGATGATCGAGAGCGGCCAGTGGGCGCGCCGCGCCGAGGCCTCCGGCAAGCCCCCGGAGGAGCTGTATGCCCAGATGAGCCGGGACGCGGGGGTTCCCCTGGGCCGCATCGGACGGGCCGAGGAGTTCGCCGACGCGGTGGCCTTTCTCCTCTCGCCCCGGGCGTCCTACATCAGCGGGACGGCCCTCAACGTGGATGGGGGCCTGTCCCCGGTGGTCTGA